TCGCTGCGGGTGACCGGGATCAGCCGCACCGTGAAGAAATCGCCGCCGACCTCGATCACGGTCAGCGACACGCCGTCGATTGCGATGCTCCCCTTTTCGACGAGTTCCGGCGCAAGCAGCTCCGGCAGCGCGACGCGGAGCTCAAAGTCGCCGTCCGGCATCTTCCGGTAATCCAGCACGGGGGCGGCGGCGTCGATGTGGCCGGAGACGATGTGCCCGCCGAGCCGGTCGCCGACGCGGAGCGCGCGTTCGATGTTCAGCAGCGATCCCGGCTTGAGCCTGCCGAGATTCGTCCGCCGCTGGGTTTCGGCCAGGGTGAAGAATTCGAGCGTGCCGCCCGGCAGCTCGCGCTCAAGCGTCAGGCAGCAGCCGTTGACCGCGACGCTCTCGCCGTACTGCGGATCCGCAAACGGTTTCGACGGGCGCAGCGTCAGGTGCTCCCCATGCAGATTGACCAGGACGCCGGTCATTTCCACCAGGCCGGTAAACATCGTTATTCCTCCAGATCTCCGGATATGGCGATATCCTCGCCGTAATGAGTCACTTTTACATTGTGCAGCTTGCGCGCGAACTCCATCGACTCGGGGTTGTTCCCGCCGAGCACAGGGCGGCTGTCGCGGCCGCCCAGCAGCTTCGGCGCGATATGGAATTCGACCGTATCGACCACGCCCGCGTCGATCGCCGCCGCCGCGAGCTCGCCGCCGCCTTCGATCAGGAGGCAGGTGATGTTGCGCGCGCCGAGGCGGACCATCAGGCTGTGCCACTCCTCGTTCGTCTCGAGTTCGACGCGTTCGGCATTGCCGTCCGGAAAAAAGAACGCGACCTCTTCGTCATCCATGCTGCGGCTTGCGATGATCCGGAGCGGCTGCCGCGGCCACGAATCCGGCTCGCGCACCGTCAGCTGCGGCCGGTCCTGCCGCACGGTTTCGCCGCCGACCATGATTGCGTCACTGAGGCGGCGCAGCGCCTGAACCCGCCGCCGCGCTTCCGGCCCCGTGATCCATTTCGATTCGCCGGAGGCGGTCGCGATCTTGCCGTCGAGCGTCATCGCCATTTTCAGAATTACGAACGGTTTTCCGGTTGCGATCCACTTGAAGAACGGCCGGTTCAGCTCGCTGCAGGCGCTCTGCTCGACGCCGACCGTGACTTCGATGCCGGCCGCCCGCAGAAGCTCGATGCCGCGCCCGGCGTGGTGCGGATTCGGGTCGGACGAACCGATGACGACCCGTTTGACGCCGCTGGCCAGAATCGCATCGGTACACGGCGGCGTCCGCCCGGTCGTACAGCATGGCTCGAGCGTCACATAGAGCGTCGCTCCCTTCGCGTCGAAGCCGTGGCGGGCCACGTCAGCGAACGCGTTGACCTCGGCATGGGCCTCCCCGGCCTTGAAATGGTAACCGCGGCCGATGATGACGCCGTCGCGCACGACGACGGCGCCGACCATCGGATTCGGGCTGGTCAGCCCCCAGCCCATCCGGGCGAGGCCGAGCGCCTCCTGCATGAATAATCGATCGGTACTGTCTTCACTCATCGCTTGCTTCTTCTCCTCACTCTTCGCGCGGGGCCTCTTCGCCGAACAGGGCGTCGGCGTAATATTCGGGACTGAACGGCTGCAGGTCCTCCGGCTGCTCGCCGAGCCCGATGAAAAACGTCGGCAGCTCGAACTCCTGGTGCAGCGCGACGACCATGCCGCCCTTGCCGGTTCCGTCCAGCTTGGTCAGCACGAGCCCGGTCACGCCGGTGGTTTTCGAAAATTCGCGCGCCTGGTTCAGCACATTGCCGCCGAGGCTCGCGTCGACGGTCAGCCAGACTTCGTGCGGCGCGCCCGGGTAAACCTTTTCGATCGAACGGCGGATCTTCGCGAGTTCGTCCATCAGCCCCTTCTGGTTGTGCTGGCGCCCGGCCGTGTCGATCAGCAGATAGTCCGCATTGCGGGCGAGAGCGGCCTGGGTCGCGTCATAGGCGACGCTGGCCGGATCGGCGCCGTGCTTGGCGGAAACGACCTGCGAATCGGTCCGCTCTCCCCAGAGCTGGAGCTGCTCGACCGCCGCGGCGCGGAACGTGTCGCAGGCCGCAAGGACCACGCGCCTGCCGTCGGCACGGAACCGTGCCGCAAGCTTGCCGATGGTCGTGGTCTTGCCGCTGCCGTTCACGCCGACCATCAGGATCACGGTCGGTTTGCCGGGCTCCCCGGTATGGATCGCTCTTGCACGCTGGCGCAGGATGTCCTTGACGGTTTCGGAGGCGATCCGGGCGAGATCGGCGTTGGTCGCGATGGCGCCGCGTTCATACCGGTCCCGGATTTCGCCGACGATGCGGAGCGATGCGGGCACACCG
Above is a genomic segment from Victivallis lenta containing:
- a CDS encoding riboflavin synthase is translated as MFTGLVEMTGVLVNLHGEHLTLRPSKPFADPQYGESVAVNGCCLTLERELPGGTLEFFTLAETQRRTNLGRLKPGSLLNIERALRVGDRLGGHIVSGHIDAAAPVLDYRKMPDGDFELRVALPELLAPELVEKGSIAIDGVSLTVIEVGGDFFTVRLIPVTRSDTALVERTPGSLVNLEGDVIGKYVRRQFELRSGRAPEPKSDITMDTLREAGFL
- the ribD gene encoding bifunctional diaminohydroxyphosphoribosylaminopyrimidine deaminase/5-amino-6-(5-phosphoribosylamino)uracil reductase RibD — encoded protein: MSEDSTDRLFMQEALGLARMGWGLTSPNPMVGAVVVRDGVIIGRGYHFKAGEAHAEVNAFADVARHGFDAKGATLYVTLEPCCTTGRTPPCTDAILASGVKRVVIGSSDPNPHHAGRGIELLRAAGIEVTVGVEQSACSELNRPFFKWIATGKPFVILKMAMTLDGKIATASGESKWITGPEARRRVQALRRLSDAIMVGGETVRQDRPQLTVREPDSWPRQPLRIIASRSMDDEEVAFFFPDGNAERVELETNEEWHSLMVRLGARNITCLLIEGGGELAAAAIDAGVVDTVEFHIAPKLLGGRDSRPVLGGNNPESMEFARKLHNVKVTHYGEDIAISGDLEE
- the ftsY gene encoding signal recognition particle-docking protein FtsY, which codes for MKSIFSIFKRGLEKTTTKVARTIGSIFTGVKAHSAESFDELEELLIAADFGVPASLRIVGEIRDRYERGAIATNADLARIASETVKDILRQRARAIHTGEPGKPTVILMVGVNGSGKTTTIGKLAARFRADGRRVVLAACDTFRAAAVEQLQLWGERTDSQVVSAKHGADPASVAYDATQAALARNADYLLIDTAGRQHNQKGLMDELAKIRRSIEKVYPGAPHEVWLTVDASLGGNVLNQAREFSKTTGVTGLVLTKLDGTGKGGMVVALHQEFELPTFFIGLGEQPEDLQPFSPEYYADALFGEEAPREE